A genome region from Dickeya chrysanthemi NCPPB 402 includes the following:
- the rmuC gene encoding DNA recombination protein RmuC: MEISLFYGVGGVVVGMLLGWLAASLLQQQRLARHDTEFQLQQQALEQTRRQLTENQQARQQDQQRLEQQTQELRSLHAQLAAGEEKLRQLAELRDECAQLNQELRALREANGAQEAELREVTIRLEETRLAAEEKQRLLMNSEQRLSTQFENLANRIFEQTGHKVDQQNQQSMEKLLTPLREQLDGFRRQVQESFGAESRERHTLAHEIRNLQQLNAQMAQEAINLTNALKGDNKTQGNWGEVVLSRVLESSGLREGHEYDTQVSVQTGNNSRLQPDVIVRLPHGKDVVIDAKMSLVAYERYFNGANEADRAVALNEHLLSIRNHMRLLGSKDYQQLPGLRSLDYVLMFIPVEPAFLVAIDRQPDLITEALRHNIMLVSPTTLLVALRTINNLWRYEQQSRNAQLIAERASRLYDKLRLFVDDMASLGQGLDKAQAGYRQAMKKLASGRGNLIGQAEGFRALGVEIKRPVNVPMMQDEPAAPDEWLALSQDAHDDEAEQGVNSMDDVPNGTAI, translated from the coding sequence GTGGAGATCTCCTTATTTTATGGCGTCGGCGGTGTCGTGGTCGGCATGCTGCTGGGCTGGCTGGCCGCCAGCCTGCTGCAACAGCAGCGCCTGGCACGGCATGACACCGAATTTCAGTTACAGCAGCAGGCGCTGGAACAGACGCGTCGGCAATTGACTGAAAACCAGCAGGCGCGGCAGCAAGACCAACAACGGCTGGAGCAGCAAACGCAGGAGTTGCGTTCGTTACACGCGCAACTGGCGGCGGGTGAAGAAAAGTTGCGGCAACTGGCGGAGTTGCGGGACGAGTGCGCTCAGCTCAATCAGGAACTGCGCGCGTTGCGCGAAGCTAACGGTGCGCAGGAAGCAGAACTGCGCGAAGTGACCATTCGCCTTGAAGAAACCCGGTTGGCGGCGGAAGAAAAGCAGCGGTTGTTGATGAATAGCGAACAGCGGTTATCCACCCAGTTTGAAAACCTCGCCAATCGTATCTTTGAGCAGACCGGGCATAAGGTAGATCAGCAAAACCAGCAGAGCATGGAGAAGCTGTTGACGCCGTTACGCGAGCAACTGGATGGTTTTCGCCGTCAGGTGCAAGAGAGCTTCGGGGCGGAATCCCGCGAACGACATACGCTGGCGCATGAAATCCGCAATCTGCAACAACTCAACGCCCAGATGGCGCAGGAAGCCATCAACCTCACCAATGCGTTAAAAGGCGACAACAAAACCCAGGGTAACTGGGGGGAAGTGGTACTGAGCCGGGTACTGGAAAGTTCCGGGCTGCGTGAAGGACACGAATATGACACTCAGGTCAGCGTCCAGACCGGCAACAACAGCCGTCTGCAACCGGATGTGATCGTCCGGCTGCCGCACGGCAAGGATGTGGTTATCGATGCCAAAATGTCGCTGGTGGCCTATGAGCGTTATTTCAACGGCGCTAACGAGGCTGATCGGGCGGTGGCGCTGAACGAGCATCTGTTGTCCATCCGTAATCATATGCGGCTGCTGGGCAGCAAGGATTACCAGCAACTGCCGGGGTTGCGTTCTCTCGATTATGTGCTGATGTTTATTCCGGTCGAACCGGCGTTCCTGGTGGCTATCGATCGTCAACCTGATCTAATTACCGAGGCATTACGCCACAATATTATGCTGGTCAGCCCCACGACTTTACTGGTAGCGTTACGGACGATTAACAATCTCTGGCGTTACGAGCAGCAAAGCCGCAACGCGCAGTTGATCGCTGAACGAGCGTCACGGTTGTACGACAAGCTACGTTTGTTCGTTGATGATATGGCGTCGCTGGGGCAAGGATTGGACAAGGCACAGGCGGGTTACCGTCAGGCGATGAAGAAACTGGCGTCTGGGCGTGGCAACCTGATCGGCCAGGCCGAAGGGTTCCGTGCGTTGGGGGTGGAGATTAAGCGGCCAGTCAACGTACCTATGATGCAGGATGAACCGGCGGCACCCGATGAATGGCTCGCGTTATCGCAGGATGCGCATGATGATGAGGCTGAACAGGGCGTGAATAGCATGGATGATGTGCCGAACGGCACGGCGATATGA
- the argH gene encoding argininosuccinate lyase: MALWGGRFTQAADRRFKQFNDSLRFDYRLAEQDIIGSIGWSKALVTVNVLSAQEQQQLEQALNALLQEVQADPEAVLQSDAEDIHSWVEQKLIGKVGDLGKKLHTGRSRNDQVATDLKLWCKAQVSELAQAIRHLRAALVVTAEATQDAVMPGYTHLQRAQPVTFAHWCLAYHEMLARDESRLEDTLKRLDVSPLGCGALAGTAYPIDREQLAGWLGFASATRNSLDTVSDRDHVLELLSDASIGMVHLSRFAEDLIFFNSGEAAFVELSDRVTSGSSLMPQKKNPDALELIRGKCGRVQGALAGMLVTLKGLPLAYNKDMQEDKEGLFDALDTWHDCLLMAALVLEGIQVKRPRCQEAAQQGYANATELADYLVAKGVPFREAHHIVGEAVVGAIRQGKALEALSLADLKQFSAVIEDDVYPVLSLQSCLDKRAAQGGVSPQQVARAIADAKQRLA; the protein is encoded by the coding sequence ATGGCTTTGTGGGGCGGACGGTTCACGCAGGCGGCAGATAGGCGTTTTAAACAGTTCAACGATTCACTGCGGTTTGATTACCGTCTGGCGGAGCAGGACATTATCGGATCCATCGGCTGGTCTAAGGCGCTGGTGACGGTGAACGTACTGAGCGCTCAGGAGCAGCAGCAACTGGAGCAGGCGCTCAATGCACTGTTGCAAGAGGTGCAGGCGGACCCTGAGGCTGTCCTGCAAAGCGACGCGGAAGACATCCACAGCTGGGTGGAGCAGAAACTGATCGGGAAAGTCGGCGATTTGGGTAAGAAACTGCACACCGGGCGTAGCCGTAACGATCAGGTCGCTACCGACCTGAAACTGTGGTGCAAGGCGCAGGTGAGCGAACTGGCGCAGGCGATTCGTCATCTGCGAGCGGCGTTGGTTGTTACCGCCGAAGCGACCCAGGACGCGGTGATGCCGGGCTATACCCACCTGCAACGCGCACAGCCGGTCACCTTCGCACACTGGTGCCTGGCTTATCACGAAATGCTGGCGCGTGATGAGAGCCGTCTGGAAGACACGCTCAAGCGTCTGGACGTCAGCCCGCTGGGCTGCGGCGCACTGGCGGGTACCGCTTATCCGATTGACCGCGAGCAACTGGCCGGTTGGCTGGGTTTTGCATCGGCTACCCGCAACAGTCTGGATACGGTTTCTGACCGCGATCACGTACTGGAGCTGCTGTCCGACGCGTCTATCGGCATGGTGCACCTGTCGCGCTTCGCCGAAGATTTGATTTTCTTCAACAGCGGTGAAGCGGCGTTTGTCGAGCTGTCTGACCGTGTGACCTCCGGCTCTTCGCTGATGCCGCAGAAAAAGAACCCGGACGCGCTGGAGCTGATCCGCGGTAAGTGCGGCCGGGTGCAGGGTGCGCTGGCCGGTATGCTGGTGACGCTGAAAGGGCTGCCGCTGGCCTATAACAAAGATATGCAGGAAGACAAGGAAGGGCTGTTCGATGCGCTGGACACTTGGCACGACTGCCTGCTGATGGCGGCGCTGGTGCTGGAAGGCATCCAGGTGAAACGTCCACGTTGTCAGGAAGCGGCGCAGCAGGGCTACGCCAACGCCACCGAACTGGCCGATTATCTGGTCGCCAAAGGTGTGCCATTCCGTGAAGCGCACCATATCGTCGGTGAAGCGGTGGTGGGAGCGATTCGTCAGGGTAAAGCGCTGGAAGCCTTGTCGCTGGCGGATCTCAAACAGTTCAGCGCGGTGATTGAAGACGATGTCTATCCGGTATTGTCGTTGCAATCCTGTCTGGATAAGCGCGCCGCCCAGGGTGGGGTATCGCCGCAACAAGTGGCGCGTGCGATTGCCGACGCGAAGCAGCGTTTGGCTTAA
- the argB gene encoding acetylglutamate kinase, with product MNPLIIKLGGVLLDSEEALERLFTALVAYRQQHQRPLVIVHGGGCLVDDLMKKLSLPVVKKNGLRVTPADQIDIITGALAGSANKTLLAWAIRHGINAVGLSLADGGSTVVTQLNDELGHVGKAQAGSPALLNTLLNAGYLPVISSIGITAGGELMNVNADQAATALAQTLGADLILLSDVSGILDGKGQRIAEMTAGKAEELIAQGIITDGMIVKVNAALDAARALGRPVDIASWRHAEQLPALFNGVSIGTRILA from the coding sequence ATGAATCCATTAATTATCAAATTAGGTGGCGTATTACTGGATAGCGAAGAGGCGCTGGAGCGCCTGTTCACCGCGCTGGTCGCTTACCGTCAACAGCATCAGCGCCCGCTGGTTATCGTGCATGGCGGCGGCTGTCTGGTGGATGACCTGATGAAGAAACTGTCGCTGCCGGTGGTCAAGAAAAACGGCCTGCGTGTGACGCCCGCCGACCAGATCGACATTATTACCGGCGCGCTGGCCGGTTCCGCCAACAAAACCCTGCTGGCCTGGGCGATTCGTCACGGCATCAACGCCGTGGGCCTGAGCCTGGCGGATGGCGGCAGTACCGTAGTGACGCAACTGAACGACGAACTGGGGCACGTGGGTAAAGCGCAAGCGGGTTCTCCGGCGTTGCTTAACACCCTGCTGAATGCCGGTTATCTGCCGGTGATCAGTTCCATCGGCATTACTGCCGGTGGTGAGCTGATGAACGTCAACGCCGATCAGGCGGCTACCGCACTGGCGCAAACACTGGGCGCTGATTTGATCCTGTTGTCCGATGTCAGCGGCATTCTGGACGGCAAAGGCCAGCGCATCGCGGAAATGACCGCCGGTAAAGCGGAAGAGCTGATCGCACAAGGCATTATTACCGACGGTATGATCGTGAAAGTGAATGCGGCGCTGGACGCGGCGCGTGCGCTGGGGCGTCCGGTGGATATCGCCAGCTGGCGCCACGCCGAGCAGTTGCCGGCGTTGTTCAACGGCGTGTCTATCGGCACCCGTATTCTGGCGTAA
- the argC gene encoding N-acetyl-gamma-glutamyl-phosphate reductase, which yields MLNTLIVGASGYTGAELALYLNRHPQMNITALAVSAQSVDAGKRISDLHPQLKGIIDLPVQPLTDVAEAAKGVDVVFLATDHKVSHDLAPQFLSAGCTVFDLSGAFRVQDPEFYTRYYGFEHQHTDWLAQAVYGLAEWQTDRIKQAQLVAVPGCYPTASQLALKPLVEGGLLNPNQWPVIDATSGVSGAGRKASMTNSFCEVSLQPYGIFNHRHHPEIATHLGIPVIFTPHLGNFPRGILATITCRLQPGVTAQDVAEAYHNAYHDKPLVRLYEKGVPALKSVVGLPFCDIGFVVQDEHLIVVATEDNLLKGAAAQAVQCMNIRFGFPETQSLL from the coding sequence ATGCTGAATACGTTGATCGTTGGTGCAAGTGGCTATACTGGCGCTGAGCTGGCCTTGTACCTGAACCGTCACCCGCAGATGAACATAACCGCTTTGGCGGTATCCGCGCAAAGCGTTGATGCGGGAAAACGCATTTCCGACCTGCATCCCCAGCTTAAAGGCATTATTGATTTGCCGGTGCAGCCGCTGACCGATGTGGCTGAAGCCGCCAAAGGCGTCGATGTCGTGTTTCTGGCAACCGACCACAAGGTGAGCCACGATTTGGCACCGCAATTCCTGAGCGCCGGTTGTACCGTGTTCGATCTTTCCGGCGCATTCCGCGTGCAGGATCCTGAATTTTATACCCGTTACTACGGCTTCGAGCATCAGCATACTGACTGGCTGGCGCAGGCGGTGTACGGCCTGGCGGAATGGCAGACGGACCGCATCAAACAGGCGCAGCTTGTCGCCGTGCCGGGGTGTTACCCCACCGCTTCTCAACTGGCGCTGAAACCGCTGGTGGAAGGCGGTTTGCTGAACCCGAACCAGTGGCCGGTGATCGACGCCACCAGCGGCGTCAGCGGTGCCGGCCGCAAAGCGAGCATGACCAACAGCTTCTGTGAAGTCAGCCTGCAACCGTATGGCATTTTCAATCATCGCCATCATCCGGAAATCGCCACCCATCTCGGTATTCCGGTGATTTTCACCCCGCATCTGGGCAATTTCCCGCGTGGTATTCTGGCGACGATCACCTGTCGTTTGCAGCCGGGCGTTACTGCACAGGACGTGGCGGAAGCCTACCACAATGCCTATCACGACAAGCCGCTGGTGCGGTTGTATGAGAAAGGCGTACCGGCGCTGAAATCGGTGGTCGGATTGCCGTTCTGCGATATCGGCTTCGTGGTGCAGGATGAGCACCTGATCGTGGTCGCTACCGAAGATAACCTGCTCAAAGGCGCGGCGGCGCAGGCGGTGCAGTGCATGAACATTCGCTTCGGTTTCCCTGAAACCCAATCCTTACTCTGA
- the argE gene encoding acetylornithine deacetylase, giving the protein MKMNLPPFMELYRALIATPSISATEHALDQSNETLINLLAGWFSDLGFHVDVQPVPGTFNKFNLLARLGEGSGGLLLAGHTDTVPFDDGRWTRDPFTLTEHDNKLYGLGTADMKGFFAFILDALRDVDAGKLTKPLYILATADEETTMAGAKYFAESTGIRPDCAIIGEPTSLQPVRAHKGHMSNVVRIQGQSGHSSDPSRGVNAIELMHEAISELMVLRNTLQQRYHNPAFHIPYPTMNFGHIHGGDAANRICACCDLHMDIRPLPGMTLSDLNGLLSEALAPVSERWPGRLTISELHPPIPGYECPADHQLAQVVEKLVGQPTDVVNYCTEAPFIQELCPTLVLGPGSINQAHQPDEFIDMSFIKPTRTLITQLVHHFCQH; this is encoded by the coding sequence GTGAAGATGAATTTACCCCCTTTTATGGAGCTCTACCGGGCATTGATCGCCACGCCGTCCATCAGCGCCACCGAGCACGCGCTGGATCAAAGCAACGAGACCTTAATCAATCTGTTGGCGGGATGGTTTAGCGATCTGGGTTTTCATGTTGATGTGCAGCCGGTCCCCGGTACGTTTAATAAATTCAATCTGTTGGCTCGTCTGGGCGAAGGCAGCGGCGGGCTGCTGCTGGCCGGCCACACCGATACGGTGCCGTTCGACGACGGACGCTGGACGCGCGACCCGTTTACCCTGACCGAGCACGACAACAAGCTGTATGGGCTCGGCACCGCCGATATGAAAGGCTTTTTCGCCTTTATTCTCGATGCGCTGCGCGATGTGGATGCCGGCAAACTGACTAAGCCGCTGTATATTCTGGCCACCGCAGATGAAGAAACGACGATGGCGGGCGCCAAGTATTTCGCCGAATCGACCGGCATTCGTCCGGATTGCGCCATTATCGGCGAGCCAACCTCGCTGCAACCGGTACGCGCCCACAAGGGTCACATGTCGAACGTGGTTCGTATTCAGGGCCAGTCCGGTCATTCCAGCGATCCGTCGCGCGGCGTCAATGCCATTGAGCTGATGCACGAGGCCATTTCCGAGCTGATGGTGCTGCGCAACACGCTGCAACAGCGCTATCACAACCCGGCGTTCCACATTCCCTATCCGACCATGAATTTCGGCCATATTCATGGCGGCGATGCCGCTAACCGCATTTGCGCCTGCTGCGACCTGCACATGGACATCCGTCCGTTACCGGGCATGACGCTCAGCGATCTCAACGGCTTGCTGAGCGAAGCGCTGGCGCCGGTTAGTGAACGCTGGCCGGGCCGCCTGACCATCAGCGAGCTGCATCCGCCGATTCCGGGCTACGAATGCCCGGCAGATCATCAACTGGCGCAGGTGGTGGAAAAACTGGTAGGGCAACCGACCGATGTGGTGAATTACTGCACCGAAGCACCTTTTATTCAGGAACTGTGCCCGACGCTGGTACTCGGCCCCGGCTCCATCAACCAGGCGCATCAGCCGGATGAATTTATCGACATGTCGTTCATCAAACCCACGCGCACGTTGATTACCCAGTTGGTGCATCATTTCTGCCAGCATTGA
- the ppc gene encoding phosphoenolpyruvate carboxylase — MNEQYSAMRSNVSMLGKLLGDTIKDALGANILERVETIRKLSKASRAGSETHRQELLTTLQNLSNEELLPVARAFSQFLNLTNTAEQYHSISPHGEAASNPEALATVFRNLKNRDNLSDKDIRDAVESLSIELVLTAHPTEITRRTLIHKLVEVNTCLKQLDHDDLADYERHQIMRRLRQLIAQYWHTDEIRKIRPTPVDEAKWGFAVVENSLWEGVPAFLRELDEQMDKELGYRLPVDSVPVRFTSWMGGDRDGNPNVTAEITRRVLLLSRWKAADLFLRDVQVLVSELSMTTCTPELQQLAGGDEIQEPYRELMKALRAQLTSTLDYLDARLKGEQRMPPKDLLVTNDQLWQPLYACYQSLHACGMGIIADGQLLDTLRRVRCFGVPLVRIDVRQESTRHTDALAEITRYLGLGDYESWSESDKQAFLIRELNSKRPLLPRQWEPSADTQEVLETCRVIAETPRDSIAAYVISMARTPSDVLAVHLLLKEAGCPYALPVAPLFETLDDLNNADSVMIQLLNIDWYRGFIQGKQMVMIGYSDSAKDAGVMAASWAQYRAQDALIKTCEKYGIALTLFHGRGGSIGRGGAPAHAALLSQPPGSLKGGLRVTEQGEMIRFKFGLPEVTISSLSLYTSAILEANLLPPPEPKPEWHHIMDELSRISCDMYRGYVRENPDFVPYFRAATPELELGKLPLGSRPAKRRPNGGVESLRAIPWIFAWTQNRLMLPAWLGAGAALQKVIDDGNQNQLEAMCRDWPFFSTRIGMLEMVFAKADLWLAEYYDQRLVEEKLWSLGKQLREQLAKDIKAVLTISNDDHLMADLPWIAESIALRNVYTDPLNVLQAELLHRSRQQDTRDPQVEQALMVTIAGVAAGMRNTG; from the coding sequence ATGAATGAACAATATTCCGCCATGCGGAGCAATGTCAGCATGCTGGGTAAATTGCTGGGCGACACCATCAAGGATGCTCTGGGTGCTAATATCCTTGAGCGTGTTGAAACCATCCGCAAGCTGTCTAAAGCCTCGCGGGCCGGCAGCGAAACACACCGTCAGGAACTGCTGACCACATTGCAGAACCTGTCCAACGAAGAGCTGCTGCCGGTCGCCCGCGCGTTTAGCCAGTTCCTTAACCTGACCAATACCGCCGAGCAGTACCACAGTATTTCGCCGCACGGCGAAGCGGCCAGTAACCCGGAAGCGCTGGCGACGGTGTTTCGCAACCTGAAAAACCGCGACAACCTGAGCGACAAAGACATCCGCGACGCCGTGGAATCGCTTTCTATCGAGCTGGTACTGACTGCACACCCAACCGAAATCACCCGCCGCACGCTGATCCATAAACTGGTCGAAGTGAATACCTGCCTCAAGCAGCTCGATCATGACGATCTGGCCGACTATGAACGTCACCAGATCATGCGTCGCCTGCGCCAATTGATCGCCCAATATTGGCATACCGATGAAATCCGCAAAATCCGCCCGACGCCGGTAGACGAAGCGAAATGGGGCTTTGCGGTAGTAGAAAACAGCCTGTGGGAAGGGGTGCCCGCCTTCCTGCGTGAACTCGACGAGCAAATGGACAAGGAACTGGGTTACCGCCTGCCGGTGGATTCGGTGCCGGTACGCTTTACCTCGTGGATGGGCGGCGACCGGGACGGCAACCCGAACGTAACCGCCGAAATTACCCGTCGCGTGCTGTTGCTGAGCCGCTGGAAAGCCGCTGACCTGTTCCTGCGTGATGTGCAGGTGCTGGTATCCGAATTGTCGATGACCACCTGCACGCCTGAGTTGCAGCAACTGGCCGGCGGTGACGAGATACAAGAACCGTACCGCGAACTGATGAAAGCGTTGCGCGCGCAATTAACCTCTACGCTGGACTATCTGGATGCCCGCCTGAAAGGCGAGCAACGCATGCCGCCTAAAGATTTGCTGGTCACCAACGACCAGCTATGGCAACCGCTGTACGCTTGTTACCAATCGCTGCACGCCTGCGGCATGGGGATCATCGCCGATGGTCAGTTGCTCGACACCCTGCGCCGCGTGCGTTGCTTTGGCGTACCGTTGGTACGTATCGACGTACGTCAGGAAAGTACCCGTCACACCGATGCGCTGGCGGAAATCACCCGCTATCTGGGGTTGGGGGATTATGAAAGCTGGTCGGAATCCGACAAGCAGGCGTTCCTGATCCGCGAGCTGAACTCCAAGCGGCCGTTGCTGCCGCGGCAGTGGGAACCGAGTGCTGACACGCAAGAAGTGCTGGAAACCTGTCGCGTCATCGCCGAAACCCCACGCGATTCCATCGCCGCCTATGTTATCTCGATGGCGCGTACCCCGTCCGACGTGCTGGCGGTGCATTTGCTGCTGAAAGAAGCCGGCTGCCCGTATGCGCTACCGGTAGCGCCGCTGTTCGAAACCCTGGACGACCTGAATAACGCCGATAGCGTCATGATTCAGTTGCTCAATATCGACTGGTATCGCGGCTTCATCCAGGGCAAGCAGATGGTGATGATCGGCTATTCCGATTCCGCCAAAGACGCCGGGGTGATGGCGGCGTCCTGGGCGCAGTACCGCGCGCAGGACGCGCTGATCAAAACCTGCGAAAAATACGGTATCGCACTGACGTTGTTCCACGGCCGCGGTGGTTCGATTGGCCGTGGCGGCGCACCGGCCCACGCGGCGCTGCTTTCTCAGCCGCCGGGCAGCCTGAAAGGCGGCCTGCGCGTGACCGAGCAAGGCGAGATGATCCGCTTCAAGTTCGGCCTGCCGGAAGTCACCATCAGCAGTCTGTCGCTCTACACGTCCGCCATTCTGGAAGCCAACCTGCTGCCGCCGCCGGAACCGAAGCCTGAGTGGCATCACATCATGGATGAGCTGTCGCGTATTTCCTGCGACATGTATCGTGGTTACGTGCGTGAAAATCCGGATTTCGTGCCCTATTTCCGCGCGGCTACGCCGGAACTGGAACTGGGCAAACTGCCGTTGGGGTCGCGCCCGGCTAAACGCCGTCCGAACGGCGGCGTGGAAAGCCTGCGCGCCATTCCGTGGATTTTCGCCTGGACGCAAAACCGCCTGATGTTGCCTGCCTGGCTGGGTGCCGGTGCGGCATTGCAGAAAGTGATCGACGACGGCAACCAAAACCAGCTCGAAGCCATGTGCCGCGACTGGCCGTTCTTCTCCACCCGTATCGGTATGCTGGAGATGGTGTTCGCCAAAGCAGACTTGTGGCTGGCGGAATATTACGATCAACGGCTGGTGGAAGAAAAACTGTGGTCGCTTGGCAAACAGCTGCGCGAGCAACTGGCGAAAGATATCAAGGCGGTGCTGACCATCTCCAACGATGATCACCTGATGGCTGATTTGCCGTGGATCGCCGAATCCATCGCGTTACGCAACGTCTACACCGACCCGCTCAACGTACTACAGGCGGAGTTGCTGCACCGTTCACGTCAGCAGGACACGCGGGACCCGCAGGTCGAACAGGCTCTGATGGTCACCATCGCCGGCGTCGCCGCCGGGATGCGCAATACCGGTTAG
- a CDS encoding ArsR/SmtB family transcription factor, which yields MSRVYIHPKWDEVSLERVLFALSDPIRLNMVRMLASSTRVNSLSLGPGMPRSTITHHTRILRESGLTRTLPDGRNCWISLRRNLLNEKFPGLLEIILKDHSLASDTKGN from the coding sequence ATGTCCCGAGTTTATATCCATCCGAAATGGGATGAGGTTAGTCTGGAGCGTGTTCTTTTCGCGCTCAGCGATCCCATACGACTGAATATGGTAAGGATGCTGGCCTCCAGCACGAGAGTAAACAGCTTGTCACTTGGGCCCGGCATGCCAAGATCGACGATTACCCACCATACTCGCATATTGCGTGAATCAGGGCTGACGCGAACATTACCAGATGGTCGTAACTGCTGGATCAGCCTGCGCAGAAATCTTCTTAATGAGAAATTTCCAGGGCTGCTTGAAATTATTCTGAAAGACCATAGTTTGGCATCAGATACTAAAGGCAACTGA